The proteins below come from a single Juglans regia cultivar Chandler chromosome 12, Walnut 2.0, whole genome shotgun sequence genomic window:
- the LOC108985759 gene encoding SUMO-conjugating enzyme SCE1 produces MSGGIARGRLAEERKAWRKNHPHGFVAKPETLPDGTVNLMVWHCTIPGKPGTDWEGGYFPLTLHFSEDYPSKPPKCKFPQGFFHPNVYPSGTVCLSILNEDSGWRPAITVKQILVGIQDLLDLPNPADPAQTEGYHLYIQDTAEYKKRVRQQAKQYPPLV; encoded by the exons ATGTCTGGAGGTATTGCTCGTGGTCGACTTGCCGAGGAGCGAAAGGCTTGGCGTAAGAACCATCCACAT GGTTTTGTTGCGAAACCAGAGACTCTGCCCGATGGTACAGTTAATTTGATGGTGTGGCATTGCACTATCCCTGGCAAGCCTGGC ACTGATTGGGAGGGTGGTTACTTCCCACTGACACTCCACTTCAGTGAAGACTACCCTAGTAAGCCCCCTAAATGCAAATTCCCTCAAGGTTTCTTCCACCCTAATGTCTACCCATCTGGAACTGTCTGTCTATCTATTCTTAATGAGGATAGT GGGTGGAGACCTGCCATAACTGTAAAGCAAATCCTTGTGGGAATTCAGGATTTGCTTGACCTACCAAATCCAGCTGATCCTGCACAGACGGAAGGGTATCACCTCTACATCCAG GACACTGCAGAGTATAAGAAACGAGTCCGACAGCAGGCAAAGCAATACCCCCCTCTCGTGTAA